ggtatgattgtgtgtgtgtccgtttgagctgtgttgtttgttgtgttgttggattatataaattgtgtgattaatcttgacccgtttaaatgttttaaaactgtggtgatccattcggggtggtgagcgttgCTTGacgggtatatcttggatacgcgtgggatctagtggggatggagtcatcacatatcgtagtctttagtcttccatttgtgtttgttaagacagttccattcagttggtttatagtttgagaacagttgtattttgcttacagatggttttgttatgtaatcacttaaacttatttaataaagtacgtttccttattgtcttatgattatcattgcctcggataaccgagatggtagtatccttatacctgagtggtcctggtaaggtacttggagtatgggggtgttacatctcgcctcttcgagcagcccatgcggccacattgctcaaaacgcacacaaccacccatttctctataaatacccctcaaatgccaccatttgagagtgacgcgagtgtccgccccctcatttcccccttaaaattctagactcgacttctcaagtcacaaaccgacacgtgtttccgGCCTACCGAtcaaaaacacaagccttacacattgtttggtaccgtcatcgtgcattaaatcacttgaccgaccatctcgaccaactacaccatcactaaacttaaaacactcttttacattgctaaaacggttttcaaaccgagttttccgacgaaacaagttgatacactttcgtcgatttctcgtctcaagcctagcatgtaagtataagggtgtaaaaatcctcttctatcatgtttttcatttgtttcatgactataacatgctaaaacatgcataacatggtccaagtatgggataaatgagccaaaaccggatttttggccgagacaggggctgcttgtatagcagcatGGCTCGTGCCTAAAGCCGCTCtgaggccttaatccagccgtgtttggtctcttcttcccttTATTTTCAATTCACATTTGTAAttggttttaccatttcaaatatttcaaatcatttttatgataaacctttaaccataaaacatttttcacccttggttcctaataccatgacggtctcatccgtgttccggtgataatattttattaattatatttcaaaaggcattttaaaacttttatttcatttctttacattttcaaaggtattttaaaaccttttatttcatttctttacattttcaaaacaaatgcattagtcataaatacaaaatcatccttggttttacataccatgtcggatttaaacccgagtacgatgatgaatattgactaattacaaacaaatgaacttaaaaaaattagttcataatcattttcaaaactattcatgtcaagcttgcagaACCGAACCCGAcctcgaatattgtcaaaacaatgatgattattcaagtcacgttcttcacatcaacacaaaagcggtctaaacgaccttttcaaatcaagacgggttcaaagaccctcttttcaaaccattttacaaaccttttcaatggtcagaagacgttcttcaatcgtctgttgacccgcacCTTAACAGGCCACCCATTTTCGAATTTTCAAATCAGGACAGGCTTttttgcatcgcctgatggctcgcgcctctataagatgcctgatgcagaccctgtttccttccagcacttgtctaggacgatcccgacttcggttaacccgaatataggacggatcagatgacaaatccgcccattttacatcatatttgcaaaatgccttactaagacaaatggatacATTATAcatcataaacctaactcggtaaatggttgtttaatttccgtcttgcatgcaaatcaacattaagtccaatttgacatcaaatacttgatttttggattaaacaaccgacatagaaagctcacatctTAGGTTCAAACTTTTAGATGCGCATTCatacatttaaaccgttttatcaacttttgcatttaaccaaccaagatcaatcagtagaggccgctaccgcgggcgggattgggtgtctgattaaagggcttcccaatacgtacctttacctcttactcagaaactttggatagtggatgaccttatccagggcgtacgagagtcattctagagataggatgctaaagagggacgattccttatctttagtacctatgtcaaacaccgcttttttccttggttgacctaggtataaagtggattcgaacgagttccaagcatcccacaaatgcttggtggcgactctgaccatctcttgcatcgtttcgagacccttgccgagacgaaacctgTCGatttaaaacgatccggtcgaaaggatttttacgccaccgagcgtggctttcaaaagaccgctatacatccacagattggcttggcgtgtaggtggctatgtccacagattggcgactccgctggggagaaactaggacacttgtgtcattgtgatccctagatggtgagactcgaacgaggtcttggttgaaatgcattaatatATATTAAGGTCATAgttgggttccttgtccgggcccacaacctaacccttttcgaccaactgactcgtctcgtcggcgtaatttttctcatccccgcgtttcgaatcccgattgagtcaagcatacggttgacgttacacatttctgtttcgtcaaagagctttcatcaccttcgagcacgaggttagggcaccctccttacacattttgtttggattggtatccctctcgaaaatcgggctttgattgcttggtgtgtaacccacccttttaagccaaaaaccCGTGtgagcattatgcataatataatgaaacttcgagtgcttatgtgttatgtgatcataagtccttccatgtcatttcaagctttcaaaaacacctttttccgccgttataatggccatttcaaaccttggtctttcgccgaccgttgcataccatttcaacacgcctttctaggccgtcgtaatgacgatttcaaacccggttttctacaaccatttcaaacacgcctttctaggccgtcttaatgacgattttaaaacccggtttctacaaccatttcaacacgcctttctaggccgtcgtaatgacgattttcaaacccggtttttacaacaatttcaaaaacacctttttacgctgtTATAATCACCGCATCATGACATGGATTTTAACCCATCTCtcaccgacaatggctctttcaaaaccgaATAAAGGCACACACCCCTCTTTACAAacattttcaaatcccgaggaccatacaccgtccccaaggccttttcaaatatttcaaaactcgattttcaaaacatacaattttgaatttcaaaaaaccgtctttggaaacagtacattgttttcagagccaccTCAAACTCAAACCagcttttgaaaacaaacttagaacaactcttcaactgaccgactttcggagatccctattcttcggaagccgtccataaagcgacaaacgaatctttttgaaaatctctattttcgaaaaattcAGTCCAcgattccaattccgcctcgtgtctatcgagtcgaagcaagcgtacttatgggcctttacttatgagtcgtctcacctcgagactcgtccaacggtgtaacgccactacgttggacacgagtcaaagtccggtcaacaccgtcacattataaatcgagtcaacaccgaggcaccacacatggccgccctcgtcttgttgagtctggtCTCTTTTCCGTTCTTCGTATTGTCTGCATTTAGtcattaaaccgtgtcggattgagatttaatgtgagccgtttttctgcctcagaaccatggccccatcttcagcttcgtccaacaacaacaatgacaacagagatgtcacaactgctcaactagccagcctactcactgctcttaaggtcaccctggaccgtgtcgagacccgtatcgacaccctggaaactaaagaaaccggagaacacaaccctccgcctttgactgaaacttaGAGAAGGCTAAAACTTTTGgaggaacaactcctagcccgtggtaacaacatccaccttgagaacaatcgaagattcgaacccgttgcggatcaactacccgacaactttaccttgactaatgtacccaaattcaagggggtagaggacccactcaatcacattcgggccttcaaagattacatggccataaatggggtcaaataaGAACTCTTCACccagatctttccatcatccctgaaACCGATTCCCCACcagtggtactattccctcgacccaaagaaccttactacctgggacgaagtcacagttgaatttgctaagcagtatgccgacaatgtcttAATCCAAGACAATACCCGCACTattgaggtcctgactcagaatgataaaAAAGGGTTCACAGAAATCctgacccgttggaggagggtaagcactcaattggtcagtaagccgagtgaatcaactttggtggagaagtttgtcaacaacctccgcccggtttatgccaacctgctgaggtaccaaaacatcaaaacgttACGGGACCTACAAATCCTTGGGActcgcattgaagacgaccttcgcaagggtgtcttagccaaaaccactggtagaggctatCAAGGATCTGCATCCACCGGATCTCGCCCCTATTTTTAGACgaacaaaattgacgaggtcaatctcctcgaaccaaccacaaagaaaactgagcgtccGTAAAGGGTATTCACCAACTTGGGGTCAACCTATGCTAGTGCCCTAAAAAGACTTATGGATCAAGGGACACTACAACCGATTGGGCCCACTCCAGACCCATCCGAGGCTAAGAAAAGccgtttctggaatcccaatgcctattgCCAGTATCACAAGGGAAAAGAGCATTACACGGAAGCCTGCTTTAAGCTCAAagacatcatccaagacatcagGAAAGGAGAGCTATCTTTACCTCCACCGACAAaagcaaacaacaaaacaaaccccttgggaatccatgctatctctgaCGACGTGCCAACCTTGGATTGCTCGCatctcatcctgccaattgatgacgaggtgaatgccttggagaaggatacCCCGGACGGGGTAttcgtattcagcgccgcaaccatgctcgccatgttccaacaggttgaggaagccatagccagtctctcagaaaggattacccgacttgaggacgcttaccaccggttgattttcaacccatCAACACCAACCCCACGCCCGAGGGAAGGTCCTCCaaacgcccaaaactaccctcaccaggaaggattgctcccgtgaccattctggcatgcaccccaccataatcaaccccacaataatcaacctcacaaaaacttccCTCACGAAAATTACCCCCATAAAAACTtccctcacaagaactacccaccgaggaatacccctccaaggtaccctcgagatcctgaaatcaatggtatctggagagacgacgcgaAGTATGTCTATATGGTTCCGGGAAGGGGCAAGCAAATAAAAGAGATctgtcatcttacccggtccggacgcccctatcaaaacccgaacaattcaataGTCGTTCCGACAACGAAGATCAGGTTATCCCGGACGTGGACACCTAACCCAAGGTTCCCTaaaactcgatccttaaacaactgcGAAAAGCGAAGGCTgagatttcaatttggcaactgattgctacatccttcgaacataggcaagctttactacaatccttgggaaagttgacagtttcctctacctcctctcctgaagaagtggtggcacacatgacaagggatatCCCCGACCTAAACAACCCATGAAAGGATTCTTAACCCTttaattaaactcatttaattatAGATCTAAATTACTCATTGATTTAAATTAGGctagatctagttgcatgcataacttaaaatgaaataaggaagaagaagaataaggttccttacattgtaggtaTGGCACGAAaagggcacaagtgaggactccttcctccacttgttcttgagctacaatgtATATGGATGATcttcaaaaatcccaaagtagagattctcctcttgatatATTGCACCAAAACTAGcccttaaatctaataatatattgACTAGATATTATTATTAGACACCTTAAAATTAATCTAATATTACTAAATATTACTACTTTAGTAATCTAATTAGGGTATTAGATATATAAACAAAAACAagtctaaaactattttagagagaagtgtAAAAATGCAACTGAATTAAGAGAGTTGTTAAGTATATAATTAGAAAAACAAAAGTCCCTCTTAAGGGAGAGGGCCGGATGGGGTGTCTCATACacggccaatgcatggccttcacttTTGCTTTTTCTCTTACCAAAATATGTAGGGTATGGGCTATAGAAGGTTAGGTCATGATTATGTcttttaaacaatttaaaaatATTTTACAATAACCATAAACCACCCATAGTTTCGGTCCATATCACAATGTGaacacccattttattttttgtcaattgtcattttgtaaTGTTGTGTGCATGAGACAATTCACATGTTACTACTCTTACTaatttacatttaacaaattaaatgttatttacaaaatgaacaaatcaattttaactaattaaaaggtaattcaaaattacatattaTAAAATGGAtcaagttaatataatctacatcACTTTGTAATTAAGATTAACCATTCtctcttaattgtttcataaacaaattttagtaatataacattttaattactaaaacgaattttatttaattgaattacaataagatatatattctCACTCATAgacgtaaattgttcaattttaaggaattaattaatctgtatcaatatacaattaattaaattatctattaagggaatcgtcctttaggtgtgaccttaagggatcaactgaccaccaccgtcaaccgacagtaatgtcaaactctagtcagccaatcattaacgattaatgttgatcagttgacatatatgaatgaatcatccctttacgtattcttataatgagtttcaataatgtgattgcactattgttaaggacacatactcatacaatctcccacttgtccgagacaagtgtgtgtcaccaattctcttgtcctattacaatctcccactcaatgcaaggtgtcttgcagatCGTACTTGTATGTGAtcacatcaagagtggtttcctcgatatggagagtaactgtctgaccggaattatctaccgttgataccttccgagcatggccacgcatttttcagttcactgctcctcgagtggccctgagatttttaaataaccctgacaagggggtggacaattcctatcgcactattccctttgtatagccacagctcatcatgacccaaaagatgcccatttgacctcatttacgaaagtcaTAGAGCATAACTTAAAGTCAcacagaaactgtgccaacttgggcgaacagtctctagtcaaagaattgactcaaaagaataccatagtagctctcgccacgaccaggctatataaattaccagaactctataagcggtcactgcccgacagagtgtcccttacagtctgcctatgtgatcgactagtcatctcttatgaccctatggcactcgaacttgccatcaatcgactcacactctagtcacttagagacgtcacctcatataagtaactaggggcaattactatgttaatccaggtCACTTTAatgggttcaatattgtctcaacaacctatttggataaaacaaagtaataaataaaaaagTTTAAAATAatactcaaacgataaatgcgattatgaTATATGAACAATCAATACAATATTATTACTTTAGATctcataatctaatacaaattaggcatgcgCTTAAAACCCGTGGAAACTACATGTTGGTCATGCGTAGCCTGCGGTAGAGTCTCGGTtagaggatcagcaatattatcatctgccCGACCTTACAAATCGCTATTTCTTTCCTTTCAATGTAATCCCTAATCATATGAAATTTTCtgggtacatgtctagacttgttgctagacttgggttctttagcttgaaagatggccGCTCTGTTATCACAATAAagtgtgataggatctttggcggaagaGACTACCCTTAGTCCTTCTAAGAATTACCTTATCTATACAGCTTCTTTGGCAGCttcagatgctgcaatgtactcagcctccgttgtagaatccgcaacgACTGGCTCTTTGAAGCTTCTcaagctaacggcaccaccattgatcaTGAAAATGAAGCCAACTTGGGACTTCAACTCATCCCTATCAGTTTGGAAGCTTGAGTCGGTGTAACCCTTCACACTCAGCTCGGTATcacctccaaacaccaagaatgaatccttagtccttctcatgtacttaaggatattcttgacaGCTACCCAGTTACTTTCACCTGGAttggcttgatatctactcgtcatgctcaaagcatacgaaACATCGGGACGAGTGcttatcatggcatacatgattgatccaacaacggaagcataagggattaATTTCATGCGTTCAAGATCTTCAGGTtcagtgggtgactgagacttgctcaaggtAATTCCACGGCCCATTGGAATAAAACCTCTTTTGGAGTTTTCCAtgttgaaacgtcgaagaatcttatcaacataagattcttgacttaatgccaatatccttttagatctatctctatagacccagatacctaatatgcgttgtacTTCTCCTAAACccttcatctggaaatgatttaCCAACCACCCCTTGACATATGTAAGCATTGGcacatcatttccaatgagtagcaTGTCATCTACATACAAGATAAGGAAGACAACATTGCTCCTAGTGAATTTCATGTATAAGCAAGGTTCCTCGACTCTtcaagtgaaaccattctcttttatcacatgattgaaacgatgattccaacttcttgatgcttgcttaagaccataaatggatctcttaagtttatataccatgttaggatttttcggatgcacaaaaccttcaggttgtgtcatgtacacttcctcctctaaatacccatttaggaaggcggttttgaTATCCATTTGctat
Above is a genomic segment from Silene latifolia isolate original U9 population unplaced genomic scaffold, ASM4854445v1 scaffold_88, whole genome shotgun sequence containing:
- the LOC141640531 gene encoding secreted RxLR effector protein 161-like, encoding MENSKRGFIPMGRGITLSKSQSPTEPEDLERMKLIPYASVVGSIMYAMISTRPDVSYALSMTSRYQANPGESNWVAVKNILKDELKSQVGFIFMINGGAVSLRSFKEPVVADSTTEAEYIAASEAAKEAV